The proteins below are encoded in one region of Peribacillus muralis:
- a CDS encoding recombinase family protein: protein MRVAVYARVSTHEQAEEGFSIHAQRERLQAFCVSQGWEIVEEYIEEGRSAKDLDRPKMKKLLNDIRKDHIDIILVYRLDRLTRSVLDLYQLLQIFERHDVSFKSATEVYDTSTAMGRLFITLVAALAQWERENLAERVVFGMEQMVHEGMKPGGHSPFGYHFDKHFHCTILENEAKTVQRIFDWYANGLGYRAIAGRLNQLKIKPKIAKHWNPNSIRDILLNDMYIGIYRWGEIIKHQNHPPLIPEQLYHLVQKRIASKTTSREGTGKYPLTGILRCGSCNEHSMQGYHDKREGKSYYRCTICKKITWDKRILDPILEEIERLIPALDLMGRSKQTATGNKEQELKDKIKKIHAQKERWYDLFTADNNPIPKEVLFSKINQLTEKEDALSLQLERASNAHDINDPTLPTKTTIRENYCKADAFRQKELLHSIFEKIIITRERGKNQPLSIAYSLK from the coding sequence ATTTTCGATTCATGCCCAGCGTGAAAGGCTTCAAGCCTTTTGCGTCAGCCAAGGGTGGGAAATCGTTGAGGAATATATTGAAGAAGGAAGGTCCGCGAAGGATCTTGATCGACCTAAAATGAAAAAACTGCTAAATGACATAAGGAAAGACCATATCGATATCATTTTAGTCTATCGATTGGATCGCCTAACACGATCTGTATTAGATCTTTATCAATTATTACAGATATTTGAACGGCATGATGTTTCATTCAAGTCTGCAACTGAGGTCTATGATACTTCAACGGCGATGGGAAGGCTTTTCATTACCCTTGTTGCGGCATTGGCTCAATGGGAGCGTGAAAACCTCGCAGAACGTGTGGTGTTCGGGATGGAGCAGATGGTCCATGAAGGAATGAAGCCAGGCGGCCATTCTCCTTTCGGCTATCATTTCGATAAGCACTTCCATTGTACGATCCTCGAAAACGAAGCAAAAACAGTTCAACGAATATTTGACTGGTATGCTAATGGTTTAGGCTATAGGGCCATCGCCGGGCGGTTGAACCAACTCAAAATCAAACCGAAAATAGCCAAACATTGGAACCCCAATTCCATCCGGGATATCTTGCTTAATGATATGTATATCGGAATATACCGCTGGGGGGAGATCATTAAGCACCAAAATCACCCTCCGCTCATTCCTGAACAGCTCTACCACCTCGTCCAAAAAAGAATCGCAAGCAAAACAACCAGCAGAGAAGGAACCGGAAAGTATCCTCTTACTGGAATACTGAGATGCGGCAGTTGTAATGAGCATTCCATGCAAGGCTATCATGATAAACGAGAGGGAAAATCCTATTACAGATGCACAATTTGCAAAAAAATAACCTGGGATAAACGAATCCTGGACCCTATATTAGAGGAAATCGAGCGGCTGATTCCTGCACTTGATTTAATGGGCAGATCAAAGCAGACTGCCACCGGAAACAAAGAACAGGAGCTTAAAGATAAAATCAAGAAAATACATGCCCAAAAGGAAAGGTGGTATGACCTATTTACTGCTGATAATAATCCGATTCCAAAGGAAGTGCTGTTTTCGAAAATAAATCAATTGACTGAAAAGGAAGATGCTCTCTCCCTGCAATTGGAGCGTGCCTCGAATGCGCATGATATAAACGATCCCACGCTCCCGACCAAAACGACCATCAGGGAGAACTACTGCAAAGCGGATGCCTTCCGCCAAAAGGAACTCCTGCACAGCATATTCGAAAAAATCATCATCACCCGGGAACGCGGAAAAAATCAGCCGCTATCGATTGCTTACAGCCTCAAATGA
- a CDS encoding ABC transporter ATP-binding protein — protein MSFLKIQDIHHTYFSKQTAATALADISLDIEKGEFVSFLGPSGCGKTTLLSIIAGLFPPTSGKILLENEPLNADSDTSIGYMLQQDYLFPWKTIEENILLGLKLIKKDEGLERIKTLKLLSDVGLGGTGKLYPRELSGGMRQRAALARTLAVDPKILLLDEPFSALDYQTKLKLEDLVFETLKSFGKTAVLVTHDIGEAIAMSDRIHLFSPNPGRVHKTFEVPDELRELMPFHARNHPQYSILFQTIWKELESLEY, from the coding sequence ATGAGCTTTTTAAAAATCCAAGACATTCACCATACTTATTTTTCAAAACAGACGGCAGCGACCGCACTCGCGGACATTTCCCTCGACATTGAAAAAGGTGAATTCGTCTCTTTTCTAGGTCCGAGCGGCTGCGGAAAGACCACCCTGCTTTCCATAATCGCCGGGCTATTTCCACCCACCTCAGGAAAAATTTTGCTCGAAAATGAACCACTGAACGCTGACAGTGACACGTCCATCGGCTATATGCTGCAGCAGGATTATCTCTTTCCATGGAAAACGATAGAAGAAAATATCTTATTGGGATTGAAACTGATTAAAAAGGATGAAGGCCTTGAGAGGATTAAAACGCTTAAGCTATTAAGCGACGTAGGATTGGGAGGCACCGGAAAACTATATCCCAGAGAACTTTCAGGAGGAATGAGACAACGAGCCGCACTGGCACGAACACTAGCGGTCGACCCAAAGATCCTGTTGCTTGATGAACCCTTCTCGGCCCTTGATTACCAAACGAAGCTCAAGCTGGAGGACCTTGTTTTTGAAACCTTGAAATCCTTCGGAAAAACAGCCGTGCTCGTCACCCATGACATCGGTGAAGCGATAGCCATGAGCGACCGCATTCATCTATTTTCCCCGAACCCTGGTAGAGTGCACAAAACATTCGAAGTACCTGATGAACTGCGCGAACTGATGCCCTTCCATGCACGCAACCATCCACAGTACTCGATCCTTTTCCAAACAATCTGGAAGGAGCTTGAGAGCCTTGAATATTGA
- a CDS encoding ABC transporter permease, with protein sequence MNIEQLHNQYKTSLKKENRLIRLYQILIFLVFFSSWELFSRKEWIDPLIFSSPSKVWQLFIQKLGDGSLLSHSGVTLFETVLGFIIGTLLGTILASLLWWSPRLSKTLDPYLVILNAMPKVALGPIIIVAFGPGFPSIISMGAIISIIITTIVVYTAFREVDPNYLKVLQTFGATRTQAFREAILPASFPTIISTLKVNVGLSWVGVVVGEFLVSAKGLGYLIIYGFQVFNFTLVMLALMIIAVFATIMYQLVELLERKLIKD encoded by the coding sequence TTGAATATTGAACAACTCCATAACCAATATAAAACCTCTCTGAAAAAGGAAAACAGGCTCATTCGGCTTTATCAGATCTTGATTTTCCTTGTTTTTTTCAGCAGCTGGGAACTATTCTCCCGAAAGGAATGGATCGACCCGCTCATCTTCAGCTCCCCATCAAAAGTCTGGCAGCTTTTCATCCAGAAGTTGGGCGACGGCTCACTGCTTTCCCATTCCGGCGTCACCCTCTTCGAAACCGTTCTTGGCTTCATCATCGGGACACTGCTAGGAACAATCCTGGCCTCACTCCTATGGTGGTCGCCGCGATTATCAAAAACATTGGACCCGTATCTTGTCATCTTGAATGCCATGCCGAAAGTGGCACTCGGGCCCATCATCATCGTCGCATTCGGACCTGGCTTTCCATCCATCATCTCGATGGGTGCGATCATCTCCATCATCATCACGACCATCGTCGTCTACACCGCATTTCGCGAAGTGGACCCAAACTACCTGAAGGTGCTCCAAACTTTTGGAGCTACAAGAACACAAGCATTTCGTGAAGCCATATTGCCGGCCTCCTTCCCAACCATCATCTCCACCCTGAAAGTCAATGTCGGCCTCTCCTGGGTGGGTGTCGTCGTCGGGGAATTCCTCGTCTCGGCGAAAGGACTCGGTTACCTCATCATTTATGGCTTTCAAGTCTTCAACTTCACCCTCGTCATGCTCGCCTTGATGATCATCGCCGTCTTTGCCACCATCATGTACCAACTGGTCGAACTGCTCGAACGAAAATTAATCAAGGATTAA
- the ytkD gene encoding RNA deprotection pyrophosphohydrolase, with protein sequence MERRGNMQRFFDKNGYMVEFSGNPVFGESWHVFVLCRFKRRWVLTKHKNRGLEFPGGKREAGETIEQAAIREVYEETGGIVGQLQFLGQYKVHDPVKSFVKTIYFAQLHELEKKDTYLETDGPIFLESLPDEPGEEFSFIMKDEIVPLSISRLNDGNLL encoded by the coding sequence ATGGAGAGAAGGGGAAATATGCAACGCTTTTTCGACAAAAACGGATACATGGTGGAATTCTCCGGAAATCCCGTCTTCGGCGAATCCTGGCATGTTTTCGTGCTCTGCAGGTTTAAGCGAAGATGGGTTTTGACCAAGCATAAAAATCGCGGCTTGGAGTTTCCAGGGGGAAAGCGGGAAGCAGGAGAAACGATTGAACAAGCAGCCATCAGGGAAGTGTATGAAGAAACCGGCGGAATCGTTGGGCAGCTGCAATTCCTAGGGCAATACAAAGTCCATGACCCCGTCAAATCATTTGTCAAAACAATATATTTTGCCCAATTACATGAGCTGGAAAAGAAAGATACCTACCTGGAAACGGACGGGCCCATCTTTTTGGAAAGCTTGCCCGACGAACCAGGCGAAGAATTCAGCTTCATCATGAAAGATGAAATCGTCCCCTTGAGCATATCGAGGCTTAACGACGGTAACCTGCTTTAG
- a CDS encoding DUF6154 family protein, giving the protein MKLIEELYNMYRNKLTGDEEDIDMLTFAVLEQLDRKEIFELLQEMDDQELTNLMGLYIIETLKGKFAQNSMDDTKPTHFPPRNIH; this is encoded by the coding sequence TTGAAGTTAATTGAAGAATTATACAATATGTACCGTAATAAGCTTACTGGTGATGAAGAAGATATCGATATGCTTACTTTTGCGGTTTTGGAGCAGTTGGACCGTAAGGAAATTTTCGAATTACTTCAAGAAATGGATGATCAAGAGCTAACCAACCTAATGGGACTTTACATTATCGAAACATTAAAAGGGAAGTTTGCTCAAAATAGCATGGACGATACGAAACCTACACATTTTCCGCCACGGAATATCCATTAA
- a CDS encoding Dps family protein: MAQKKLGKLVNKEIANFSVLYTKIHNYHWFVNGPHFFELHQKLEELYVEITANYDELAERLLAIGEKPVATLKEYLELTTLEEATGNENTEDMVQSVINDFEKLSEEFLEIIEAAEEEDPVTADMLTSMKKSFNKHAWMLRAYLGH; encoded by the coding sequence ATGGCTCAGAAAAAATTAGGAAAATTAGTGAATAAGGAAATTGCGAATTTCAGTGTCCTTTATACAAAAATCCATAATTACCACTGGTTCGTAAATGGACCGCACTTCTTTGAACTTCACCAAAAATTGGAAGAGTTATATGTGGAAATCACAGCTAATTATGACGAATTGGCAGAACGCTTGCTGGCCATTGGCGAGAAACCAGTTGCTACACTTAAAGAGTATCTGGAATTAACAACATTGGAAGAAGCGACAGGTAACGAAAATACAGAAGATATGGTTCAAAGCGTCATCAACGACTTTGAAAAGCTTTCTGAAGAGTTCCTTGAAATCATCGAGGCTGCAGAAGAGGAAGACCCAGTTACCGCTGATATGCTGACAAGCATGAAGAAAAGCTTCAACAAACATGCTTGGATGCTTCGTGCATACCTAGGGCACTAA
- the ytzI gene encoding YtzI protein, protein MITVLVISIIVILIVLALSILTIGKGYSYKHTVDPIDPKTEDEAKDEKPQK, encoded by the coding sequence ATGATCACGGTTTTAGTCATCTCCATTATTGTGATTTTGATTGTCCTGGCTTTATCCATCCTGACTATCGGAAAAGGGTACAGCTACAAGCATACCGTCGATCCGATCGACCCGAAGACCGAGGATGAGGCAAAGGATGAAAAACCGCAAAAATAA
- a CDS encoding S-ribosylhomocysteine lyase, with translation MPSVESFELDHNAVKAPYVRHCGVHKVGTDGVVNKFDIRFCQPNKQAMKPDTIHTLEHLLAFNIRKHSERYDHFDIIDISPMGCQTGYYLVVSGEPTVTEIIDVLEDTFKDAVEITEIPAANEKQCGQAKLHDLEGAKKLMNFWLSQDKADLHKVFG, from the coding sequence ATGCCTTCAGTTGAAAGCTTTGAATTAGATCATAATGCTGTTAAAGCCCCATATGTCAGACATTGCGGTGTCCATAAGGTCGGAACAGATGGTGTTGTCAATAAATTCGATATCCGTTTTTGCCAGCCGAATAAGCAAGCGATGAAGCCGGATACGATCCACACTTTGGAACACTTGCTTGCATTCAATATTCGTAAGCATTCCGAACGCTACGACCATTTCGATATTATCGACATTTCTCCTATGGGCTGTCAAACAGGGTATTACCTTGTTGTCAGCGGTGAGCCGACGGTAACGGAAATAATCGATGTTCTTGAAGACACTTTCAAGGATGCTGTGGAAATCACGGAAATCCCTGCTGCAAACGAAAAACAATGCGGCCAAGCAAAGCTTCATGACCTTGAAGGAGCCAAGAAATTAATGAATTTCTGGCTTTCACAAGATAAAGCAGATCTTCATAAGGTTTTCGGTTAA
- the yidD gene encoding membrane protein insertion efficiency factor YidD, whose product MLKKILMGIIRFYQIAISPLKPPTCRFYPTCSHYGLEAINRFGPIKGSWLAIVRILKCHPFHPGGIDPVPEKKKKDEGH is encoded by the coding sequence TTGTTAAAAAAAATATTAATGGGAATCATTCGTTTTTATCAAATCGCCATTTCCCCATTAAAACCGCCTACCTGCCGTTTTTATCCGACTTGTTCCCATTATGGACTGGAAGCGATCAATCGGTTTGGCCCAATCAAAGGAAGCTGGTTAGCCATCGTCCGGATTCTCAAATGTCATCCGTTCCATCCAGGCGGCATCGACCCCGTTCCGGAAAAAAAGAAAAAAGACGAAGGCCATTAG